A portion of the Stegostoma tigrinum isolate sSteTig4 chromosome 44, sSteTig4.hap1, whole genome shotgun sequence genome contains these proteins:
- the LOC132207001 gene encoding histone H3, with the protein MARTKQTARKSTGGKAPRKQLATKAARKSAPATGGVKKPHRYRPGTVALREIRRYQKSTELLIRKLPFQRLVREIAQDFKTDLRFQSSAVMALQEASEAYLVGLFEDTNLCAIHAKRVTIMPKDIQLARRIRGERA; encoded by the coding sequence ATGGCTAGGACCAAGCAGACAGCGCGCAAATCCACCGGAGGAAAAGCTCCCCGCAAGCAGCTGGCGACCAAAGCGGCCCGCAAGAGCGCTCCGGCCACGGGCGGAGTGAAGAAGCCTCATCGCTACaggcccggcacggtggctctgcgggagatccgccgctaccagaaatccaccgagctgctgatccgcaaactgccgttccagcgcctggtgcgggagatcgctcaggacttcaagaccgacctgcgcttccagagctcggccgtgatggccctgcaggaggccagcgAGGCTTACCTGGTGGGGCTGTTTGAGGACACCAACCTGTGTGCCATCCACGCCAAGCGGGTCACCATCATGCCCAAAGACATCCAGCTGGCGCGGCGGATCCGCGGGGAGCGCGCCTAA
- the LOC132207031 gene encoding histone H4, whose amino-acid sequence MSGRGKGGKGLGKGGAKRHRKVLRDNIQGITKPAIRRLARRGGVKRISGLIYEETRGVLKVFLENVIRDAVTYTEHAKRKTVTAMDVVYALKRQGRTLYGFGG is encoded by the coding sequence ATGtctgggagagggaaaggaggcAAAGGCCTGGGAAAAGGCGGAGCGAAGAGGCACCGCAAAGTGCTCCGTGATAACATCCAGGGCATCACGAAACCAGCCATCCGGCGCCTGGCTCGCCGTGGCGGGGTCAAGCGCATCTCGGGCTTGATCTACGAGGAGACCCGCGGGGTGCTGAAGGTTTTCCTGGAGAATGTGATCAGGGATGCGGTGACCTACACTGAGCACGCCAAGCGCAAGACGGTGACTgccatggatgtggtgtacgctctgaaacgccagggccgcactctgtatggattcggcggctga